One genomic segment of Fusobacterium nucleatum includes these proteins:
- a CDS encoding DUF4299 domain-containing protein yields the protein MSVSFYIKNKKKFFGYEKVMKVREVIDLFKKDKLSFYNIDFHVNDPDGEKFYNTSIENWQENHSCILFGVEGKSGRGFEFSYNTTKNFYVIREYTPATENDWIIVLEFMKVLAEKLNSKIISEQGDTFTFETINTFNYKSDIESGIKVISDILNKENEEGYNEDIIYGVKRPVSFNKEIIERIINSSDEIKEFSKFCEDIQYIDAYSAKQSFVEDRATKEKWGYYVLTENLRTVLPYKPSVEFFSMDYIKNEEVAFWKIFFCAYKVDENGEEVIDKIGESLYDDFIKKLPTDKYKFIDASYIVVEPLNRDEILEISK from the coding sequence ATGAGTGTAAGTTTTTATATAAAAAATAAGAAAAAATTTTTTGGATATGAAAAAGTTATGAAAGTTAGAGAGGTAATAGACTTATTTAAAAAAGATAAACTATCTTTTTATAATATTGATTTTCATGTCAATGACCCTGATGGAGAAAAATTTTATAATACTTCAATAGAAAATTGGCAGGAAAATCATAGTTGTATCTTATTTGGAGTTGAAGGAAAAAGTGGAAGAGGATTTGAATTTTCATATAATACTACAAAAAATTTTTATGTAATAAGAGAATATACACCTGCTACTGAAAATGATTGGATTATTGTGTTAGAATTTATGAAAGTATTAGCAGAAAAGTTAAATTCTAAAATTATATCTGAACAAGGAGATACTTTTACTTTTGAAACTATAAATACTTTTAATTATAAAAGTGATATAGAATCAGGAATTAAAGTAATTTCTGATATATTAAATAAAGAAAATGAAGAAGGTTATAATGAAGACATTATATATGGAGTAAAAAGACCTGTTTCTTTTAATAAAGAAATAATTGAAAGGATAATAAATTCATCTGATGAAATAAAAGAATTTTCAAAATTTTGTGAAGATATACAATATATTGATGCTTATTCTGCAAAACAGTCATTTGTTGAGGATAGGGCAACAAAAGAAAAATGGGGCTACTATGTATTAACAGAAAATCTTAGAACAGTTCTTCCATACAAACCAAGTGTAGAATTTTTTTCAATGGACTATATAAAAAATGAAGAAGTAGCTTTTTGGAAAATATTTTTCTGTGCTTATAAAGTTGATGAAAATGGAGAAGAAGTGATTGATAAAATTGGAGAATCTTTATATGATGATTTTATTAAGAAATTGCCTACTGATAAATATAAATTTATAGATGCTTCATATATAGTAGTTGAACCTTTAAATAGAGATGAGATACTTGAAATATCAAAATAA
- a CDS encoding SpoIID/LytB domain-containing protein — translation MKKKLSLIFLSALVLISCTNGPAKKVKTVKPNGDYKTGTGTTITTERGKREKITLENTVFKRLGLPLPYNTFGAAIPYLVPVNDNHKESFGVFEEYNEDKALKYFKNLGSRGHGDNSPYWRWKTSIKKSELYSKAGSRLIAIYKNNPRNVLTLVNGEWQQAPIRSVGTVQDIIVAARGESGIITHMLVITSNGKYLIAKEFNVRKLLATNNALYGSKGEEGAYNSKPITPNVTSLPSAYLALEDEGGYISIYGGGFGHGVGMSQFAAGTLTKNGENYKNVLKRYYTNVELSTVESVLGKDKEIKVGITTNGSLEHGRLTIFSSENKVQIYNDDFDITVGENERIDVRNTSGATTITLENGKTLKTKNPLNFNAKGEYLTLSPVRKGHTSSPRYRGVITIIPRGSNLRVINTLDIEKYLLQVVPSEMPKSFGVEALKVQAVAARTYAVSDILKGKYAQDGFHIKDTVESQVYNNQVENEEATRAIEETEGEIMTYDNMPIDAKYFSTSSGFTSHASNVW, via the coding sequence ATGAAAAAAAAACTGTCTTTAATTTTTTTATCGGCACTTGTACTTATCTCATGTACAAATGGACCAGCAAAAAAAGTAAAAACTGTAAAACCAAATGGAGATTATAAAACAGGAACTGGAACTACAATTACAACTGAAAGAGGAAAAAGAGAAAAAATTACTCTGGAAAATACTGTATTTAAAAGACTAGGCTTACCTTTACCTTACAATACTTTTGGTGCTGCAATTCCATATTTAGTACCTGTTAATGATAATCATAAAGAAAGTTTTGGAGTATTTGAAGAATATAATGAAGATAAAGCTCTTAAATACTTTAAAAATTTAGGCTCAAGAGGACATGGGGATAATTCACCTTATTGGAGATGGAAAACAAGCATTAAAAAATCTGAATTATATAGTAAAGCAGGAAGTAGATTAATTGCTATATATAAAAATAACCCTAGAAATGTATTAACACTTGTAAATGGTGAATGGCAACAAGCTCCTATAAGAAGTGTTGGAACAGTTCAAGACATTATTGTTGCTGCAAGAGGAGAATCAGGAATTATAACTCATATGCTCGTTATAACAAGTAATGGTAAATATTTAATCGCAAAAGAATTCAATGTTAGAAAACTTTTAGCAACTAATAATGCTCTTTATGGTTCAAAAGGAGAAGAAGGAGCATATAATAGTAAACCTATTACGCCAAATGTAACATCTTTACCTTCCGCATATCTTGCTCTTGAAGATGAAGGTGGATATATTAGCATCTATGGTGGTGGATTTGGACATGGAGTTGGAATGTCACAATTTGCTGCTGGAACTCTCACAAAAAATGGAGAAAATTATAAAAATGTTTTAAAGAGATATTACACAAATGTAGAACTTTCAACTGTTGAATCAGTTTTAGGAAAAGATAAAGAAATTAAAGTTGGAATCACAACTAATGGAAGTTTAGAACACGGTAGACTTACTATTTTTTCATCAGAAAATAAAGTTCAAATATATAATGATGATTTTGATATAACTGTTGGTGAAAATGAAAGAATTGATGTAAGAAATACTTCTGGTGCAACTACTATAACTCTTGAAAATGGAAAAACATTAAAAACAAAAAATCCTCTTAATTTCAATGCAAAAGGAGAATATTTAACACTAAGTCCTGTAAGAAAAGGACATACTTCTTCTCCAAGATATAGAGGAGTTATTACTATTATTCCAAGAGGTTCAAACTTAAGAGTTATAAATACATTAGATATTGAAAAATATTTATTACAAGTTGTTCCTAGTGAAATGCCAAAAAGTTTTGGAGTTGAAGCATTAAAAGTACAAGCTGTTGCAGCTAGAACTTATGCAGTTAGTGATATTTTAAAAGGTAAGTATGCACAAGACGGTTTCCATATAAAAGACACTGTTGAAAGTCAAGTATATAATAACCAAGTTGAAAATGAAGAAGCTACTCGTGCAATAGAAGAAACAGAAGGAGAAATAATGACTTATGATAACATGCCAATAGATGCTAAATATTTCTCAACATCTTCTGGATTTACAAGCCATGCTTCTAATGTATGGTAA
- the kdsB gene encoding 3-deoxy-manno-octulosonate cytidylyltransferase → MKFLGIIPARYSSTRLEGKPLKMIEGYTMIEWVYKRAKKSNLDSLIVATDDERIYNEVINFGGQAIITSKNHTNGTSRIAEVCEKITEYDTIINIQGDEPLIEYEMINSLIKTFKENKDLKMATLKHKLLDKEEIENPNNVKVVCDKNDYAIYFSRSVIPYPRKNGNISYFKHIGIYGYKRDFVIEYSKMLATPLEETESLEQLRVLENGYKIKVLETTHSLIGVDTQENLEQVINYIKENNIQI, encoded by the coding sequence ATGAAATTTTTAGGAATAATTCCTGCTAGATATTCTTCAACTAGACTTGAAGGTAAACCTTTGAAAATGATTGAAGGATATACTATGATAGAGTGGGTATATAAAAGAGCTAAAAAATCAAATCTTGATTCTTTAATTGTAGCAACAGATGATGAAAGAATTTATAATGAAGTTATAAATTTCGGTGGTCAAGCTATAATAACAAGTAAAAATCATACTAATGGTACTTCAAGAATTGCAGAAGTATGTGAGAAGATTACAGAATATGACACTATTATAAATATTCAAGGTGATGAACCTTTAATAGAATATGAAATGATAAACTCTTTAATAAAAACATTTAAAGAAAATAAAGACTTAAAAATGGCAACATTAAAACATAAATTATTAGATAAAGAAGAAATTGAAAATCCAAATAATGTAAAAGTTGTCTGTGATAAAAATGACTATGCAATTTATTTTTCAAGATCAGTAATTCCATATCCAAGAAAAAATGGAAATATCTCTTACTTTAAACATATTGGTATTTATGGGTATAAAAGAGATTTTGTGATTGAATACTCCAAAATGTTGGCAACACCACTTGAAGAAACTGAATCATTAGAACAACTTAGAGTTTTAGAAAATGGATATAAAATAAAAGTTTTAGAAACAACTCATAGTTTAATTGGAGTTGACACACAAGAAAATTTAGAACAAGTAATTAACTATATAAAAGAAAACAATATACAAATTTAA
- a CDS encoding histidine phosphatase family protein, giving the protein MEIYFVRHGQTIWNVEKRFQGLSDSPLTELGITQAKLLGEKLKDIKFDKFYSTSLKRANDTANYIKGNRKQEVEIFDDFVEISMGDMEGIKQEDFKKLYPEQVKNFFFNQLEYNPSSFKGESFIEVRERVAKGLEKFIKLNKNYERVLVVSHGATLKTLLHYISGKDVSTLSDEAIPKNTSYTIVKYENGKFEITDFSNTSHLEEK; this is encoded by the coding sequence ATGGAAATTTATTTTGTAAGACATGGGCAAACGATTTGGAATGTTGAAAAAAGATTTCAAGGACTTTCAGACTCACCACTTACTGAATTAGGAATTACACAAGCAAAATTACTAGGAGAAAAATTAAAAGATATAAAATTTGATAAATTTTATTCAACTTCTTTAAAAAGAGCAAATGATACTGCTAATTATATAAAAGGAAATAGAAAACAAGAAGTTGAAATATTTGATGACTTTGTTGAAATTTCAATGGGAGATATGGAAGGAATCAAACAAGAAGATTTTAAAAAACTTTATCCAGAACAAGTTAAAAATTTCTTTTTTAATCAGCTTGAATATAATCCAAGCTCTTTTAAAGGTGAAAGTTTTATTGAGGTTAGAGAAAGAGTTGCAAAAGGCTTAGAAAAATTTATAAAATTAAATAAAAATTATGAAAGAGTTTTAGTTGTTAGTCATGGAGCTACATTAAAAACTTTGTTACATTATATAAGTGGAAAAGATGTTTCAACTTTGAGTGATGAAGCAATACCTAAAAATACAAGCTATACTATTGTAAAGTATGAAAATGGAAAATTTGAAATCACTGATTTTTCTAATACATCACACTTGGAGGAAAAATAA
- a CDS encoding low specificity L-threonine aldolase → MINFKNDYSEGACSEVLEALIKTNYEQTVGYGEDEYCEEAKNLIKENINYLNANIYFLVGGTQTNTTVISHSLRPYEAVIACKTGHISIHETGAIEATGHKIIEVDGIDGKLTPNLILNELRKHEDHHMVKPKMVYISNTTEIGTVYTKNELEAISKVCKENNLYLYLDGARLASALASEKCDINLEDYPKYCDVFYIGGTKCGLLFGEAVVIINDEIKKEFNFSVKQKGGLFAKGRLLGIQFATLFKDDLYYRIGVHSNKMALKIKNAFIEKGIKLATDSYTNQVFVDLNPEQIKKLEKDVIFSVEFFGIGESQSSRFVTSWATKEEDVDRLVELIKSL, encoded by the coding sequence ATGATAAATTTTAAAAATGATTATAGTGAAGGAGCTTGTTCAGAAGTATTAGAAGCATTGATAAAAACTAATTATGAACAAACAGTAGGTTATGGAGAAGATGAATATTGTGAAGAAGCTAAAAATTTAATTAAAGAAAATATTAATTATCTTAATGCTAATATTTATTTTTTAGTAGGTGGAACACAAACAAATACAACTGTTATTTCTCACTCTCTAAGACCTTATGAAGCTGTTATTGCTTGTAAGACAGGACATATCTCTATACATGAAACAGGAGCTATTGAAGCTACTGGTCATAAAATAATTGAAGTAGATGGTATTGATGGTAAATTAACTCCTAATTTAATTTTAAATGAATTAAGAAAACATGAAGATCATCACATGGTAAAACCTAAAATGGTTTATATTTCAAATACTACTGAAATTGGGACTGTTTATACTAAAAATGAATTAGAAGCAATTAGTAAAGTTTGTAAAGAAAATAATTTATACTTATATTTAGATGGTGCAAGACTTGCATCAGCACTTGCCTCTGAAAAATGTGATATAAATTTAGAAGATTATCCTAAATATTGTGATGTTTTTTATATTGGTGGAACAAAATGTGGATTATTATTTGGAGAAGCAGTTGTGATTATAAATGATGAGATAAAGAAAGAATTTAACTTTTCTGTTAAACAAAAAGGTGGATTATTTGCAAAAGGAAGATTATTAGGAATACAGTTTGCAACTTTATTTAAAGATGATTTATATTATAGAATAGGTGTTCATTCAAATAAAATGGCATTAAAAATAAAAAATGCTTTTATAGAAAAAGGTATTAAGTTAGCTACTGATTCTTATACTAATCAAGTTTTTGTAGATTTAAATCCAGAGCAAATAAAAAAATTAGAAAAAGATGTTATTTTTTCAGTTGAATTTTTTGGAATAGGAGAAAGTCAATCATCAAGATTTGTAACTTCTTGGGCAACAAAAGAAGAAGATGTTGATAGACTTGTGGAGCTAATTAAATCTCTTTAA
- the trmL gene encoding tRNA (uridine(34)/cytosine(34)/5-carboxymethylaminomethyluridine(34)-2'-O)-methyltransferase TrmL, translated as MNIVLYQPEIPYNTGNIGRSCVLTNTTLHLIKPLGFSLDEKQVKRAGMDYWHLVDLKIWESFEEFLEANKGIRLFYATTKTKQKYSDVKYEENDYIMFGPESRGIPEDILNKNPERCITIPMIPMGRSLNLSNSAVVILYEVYRQLGFDF; from the coding sequence ATGAATATAGTGTTATATCAACCAGAAATTCCATATAATACTGGAAATATAGGAAGAAGTTGTGTGTTAACAAATACAACTTTACATTTAATAAAACCATTAGGGTTTTCTCTTGATGAAAAACAAGTTAAAAGAGCAGGAATGGATTATTGGCATTTAGTAGATTTAAAAATTTGGGAATCCTTTGAAGAATTTTTAGAAGCTAACAAAGGGATAAGACTTTTTTATGCAACAACAAAAACAAAACAAAAATATTCTGATGTTAAATATGAAGAAAATGATTATATAATGTTTGGTCCTGAATCAAGAGGGATACCAGAAGATATTTTAAATAAAAATCCTGAAAGATGTATAACAATTCCAATGATACCAATGGGGAGGTCTTTAAACCTTTCTAATTCAGCTGTTGTAATTTTGTATGAAGTATATAGACAATTAGGTTTTGATTTTTAG
- a CDS encoding HU family DNA-binding protein: MTKKEFAKLLFEKGVFTTRTEAEKKVDIIFNSMEKILLDGENLSIINFGKLEVIERAPRLGRNPKTGEEVKIGKRKSVKFRPGKAFLEKLN, translated from the coding sequence ATGACAAAAAAGGAATTTGCTAAATTATTATTTGAAAAAGGGGTATTCACTACTAGAACTGAAGCTGAAAAAAAAGTTGATATTATATTCAACTCTATGGAAAAAATCTTATTAGATGGAGAAAATTTAAGTATTATTAACTTTGGAAAATTAGAAGTAATTGAAAGAGCTCCAAGATTAGGAAGAAACCCTAAAACTGGTGAGGAAGTTAAGATTGGTAAGAGAAAATCAGTTAAATTTAGACCAGGAAAAGCTTTCTTAGAAAAATTAAACTAA
- a CDS encoding DNA alkylation repair protein, with translation MEIENLTFKTEKEYKEFLDYLFSIRDIEYRDFNTKIVVPVDCEIIGIRTPILRDIAKKIAKTSSENFLNLFEKLFTKKKVKYYEEKVLYGFLIGYSKIDFQEKLKRIDFFINIIDNWAVCDIVDSSFKFINKNKEDFYTYLTSKLSATNPWEQRFIFVMLLAYYVEEKYLKDIFKICEKIKSDEYYVKMAKAWLLSVCYVKHKNETYKFLKKTKLDDWTINKSIQKVRESLRVTKEEKEKILVLKRK, from the coding sequence ATGGAAATTGAAAATTTAACTTTTAAGACTGAAAAAGAATACAAAGAATTTTTGGATTATCTTTTTTCAATAAGAGATATTGAATATAGAGATTTTAATACTAAAATAGTTGTACCTGTAGACTGTGAGATAATTGGAATAAGAACTCCAATTTTAAGAGATATAGCTAAAAAAATAGCTAAAACTTCTTCTGAAAATTTTTTAAATCTTTTTGAAAAATTATTTACTAAAAAGAAAGTTAAGTATTATGAAGAAAAAGTTTTATATGGCTTTTTAATTGGCTATTCAAAGATAGATTTTCAAGAAAAATTAAAAAGAATAGATTTCTTTATAAATATTATTGATAATTGGGCTGTCTGTGATATAGTTGATTCAAGCTTTAAATTTATTAATAAAAATAAGGAAGATTTTTATACTTATTTGACTTCTAAGTTATCTGCAACAAATCCTTGGGAACAAAGATTTATTTTTGTAATGTTATTAGCCTATTATGTTGAAGAAAAATATTTAAAGGATATTTTTAAAATCTGTGAAAAAATAAAATCTGATGAATATTATGTAAAAATGGCTAAGGCATGGTTATTGTCAGTTTGTTATGTAAAACATAAAAATGAAACTTATAAATTCTTAAAGAAAACTAAACTAGATGATTGGACAATCAATAAGTCTATACAAAAAGTTAGAGAATCTTTAAGAGTTACAAAAGAAGAAAAAGAAAAGATATTAGTATTAAAAAGAAAATAA